From a single Aggregatilinea lenta genomic region:
- a CDS encoding alcohol dehydrogenase catalytic domain-containing protein: MNAVVFRGAGQIACEEVPYPDLPADGAILKVTACGICGGDLRAFKHGLRADRDFQILGHEISGVIAEVGPEVTDYKVGERIAVAADVSCGKCYYCKAGFYNLCENWKLLGLDYAGGMTDYMQLPAAILQDGIIHRIPETLSDRRSALAEPASSVLWAQQSLNVQPGEVVVIIGDGPIGALHVQVARLRGAKPIMVGVTGGRLDIFKNRDMGTWKVFDNNLTDVVADVRDLTEGRGADVAIVACPVKSAQAQAVEIVRKRGRVGLFGGLPKADPITHLDSNRIHYNELSIIGNFSYHPSMHQVALDLLDRGLIEADKIITAVYPLTEVQAAFQAAMDATELKVVLAPNGSLD; encoded by the coding sequence GTGAACGCGGTCGTCTTTCGTGGCGCGGGCCAAATCGCCTGCGAAGAAGTGCCCTATCCCGATCTGCCCGCCGACGGCGCAATCCTCAAGGTGACCGCGTGCGGCATCTGCGGCGGCGACCTGCGCGCTTTCAAGCACGGGCTGCGCGCCGACCGCGATTTCCAGATTCTCGGCCACGAGATTTCGGGCGTGATCGCGGAAGTGGGGCCGGAGGTCACGGATTATAAGGTGGGCGAGCGCATCGCCGTGGCAGCGGACGTGTCGTGCGGCAAGTGCTACTACTGCAAGGCCGGGTTTTACAACCTATGTGAAAACTGGAAGCTGCTGGGCCTGGATTACGCGGGCGGCATGACCGACTATATGCAGCTCCCGGCGGCGATCTTGCAGGACGGCATCATTCACCGCATTCCCGAAACGCTCTCCGACCGGCGCTCGGCGCTGGCCGAACCCGCGTCCTCGGTGCTGTGGGCACAGCAGTCGCTCAACGTGCAGCCCGGCGAGGTCGTCGTGATCATCGGCGACGGGCCGATCGGTGCGCTGCACGTCCAGGTCGCCAGGCTGCGCGGCGCGAAGCCGATTATGGTCGGCGTGACGGGCGGGCGACTGGACATCTTCAAGAACCGCGACATGGGCACGTGGAAAGTGTTCGACAACAACCTGACGGACGTCGTGGCGGATGTGCGCGATCTGACCGAGGGGCGCGGCGCGGACGTGGCGATCGTGGCCTGCCCAGTGAAGTCGGCGCAGGCGCAGGCAGTCGAGATCGTGCGCAAGCGCGGGCGCGTGGGGCTGTTCGGCGGCCTGCCGAAGGCAGACCCTATCACGCACCTTGACAGCAACCGCATCCACTACAACGAACTCAGCATCATCGGAAATTTCTCGTACCACCCCAGCATGCATCAGGTCGCGCTCGACCTGCTGGATCGCGGTCTGATCGAGGCCGACAAGATCATCACCGCCGTCTATCCGCTGACCGAGGTTCAGGCGGCGTTCCAGGCGGCGATGGATGCAACCGAATTGAAAGTTGTGCTGGCCCCTAACGGAAGTCTGGATTGA
- a CDS encoding NAD(P)H-dependent oxidoreductase, whose product MFGLSEDLKALETSERFIRTGLIGAGQMGTDIVSQVSLMPSQRVVLIADIDLDRAVNAYGIAGHNRECVAVAETLDDVNRARMQDKFVAVGDYRLVTDAPQIDAIIESTGHPEVSARAALRTLFQRKHLVTMSVEMDITVGPLLKWYADQHDVIYAIGAGDEPSALYELYDFATALGLTIVAAGKGKNNPLNRDAVPEDLAEEAARRGLTPEMLIEFVDGSKTMIEMACVANATGLVPDVFGLHGPHVNIAEFKDVFALKSQGGLLSQNGVVDYVIGDLAPGVFLVFTTDKPRLREALILRDMGHGPNYVLLRPFHLCSMEVPLSVAQAVVQGRSTMAPGRRLVAEVVSVAKVDLEPGRELERIGGHTHYSMTDRYENAAAKRALPVGIAKGAVITRPVKKGEIITYDDVQLPSGSVAIRLRELQDRWMAGEIEEPALLQTLNEIAAQNT is encoded by the coding sequence ATGTTCGGCTTATCTGAAGATCTCAAAGCACTCGAAACATCTGAACGCTTCATCCGCACCGGCCTAATCGGCGCGGGACAAATGGGCACCGACATCGTCAGCCAGGTGTCGCTGATGCCATCGCAGCGCGTCGTGCTGATCGCGGACATCGACCTCGACCGCGCCGTGAACGCCTACGGCATCGCGGGCCACAATCGCGAGTGCGTCGCCGTGGCTGAAACGCTCGACGACGTAAACCGCGCGCGAATGCAGGACAAGTTCGTGGCGGTGGGCGACTATCGTCTCGTGACTGACGCGCCGCAGATCGACGCGATCATCGAATCAACCGGGCATCCCGAAGTGAGCGCGCGCGCGGCACTGCGCACGCTGTTCCAGCGCAAGCACCTCGTCACGATGAGCGTCGAGATGGACATCACGGTCGGCCCGCTGCTGAAGTGGTACGCGGACCAGCATGATGTGATCTACGCCATCGGCGCGGGCGACGAGCCGAGCGCGCTGTACGAGCTGTACGACTTCGCTACGGCGCTGGGCCTGACCATCGTCGCGGCGGGCAAGGGCAAGAACAACCCGCTCAACCGTGACGCCGTGCCGGAAGATCTGGCTGAGGAAGCGGCGCGGCGCGGCCTGACGCCCGAAATGCTGATCGAGTTCGTGGACGGCTCTAAGACCATGATCGAGATGGCGTGCGTGGCGAACGCGACGGGCCTCGTGCCGGATGTGTTCGGTCTGCACGGCCCGCACGTTAACATCGCTGAGTTCAAGGACGTCTTCGCGTTGAAGTCGCAGGGCGGGCTGTTGAGCCAGAACGGCGTGGTCGATTACGTGATCGGCGACCTCGCGCCGGGCGTTTTCCTGGTCTTCACCACCGATAAACCTCGCCTGCGTGAAGCGCTGATCCTGCGCGACATGGGCCACGGCCCCAACTACGTGCTGCTGCGCCCGTTCCATCTATGCAGCATGGAAGTACCGCTGTCGGTGGCGCAGGCGGTGGTGCAGGGCCGCTCGACGATGGCCCCCGGTCGCCGTCTGGTGGCCGAAGTGGTCTCCGTCGCCAAGGTCGACCTGGAACCGGGCCGCGAGCTGGAACGCATCGGCGGGCACACGCACTACAGCATGACCGACCGGTACGAGAACGCCGCCGCCAAGCGCGCGCTGCCGGTCGGCATCGCCAAAGGCGCGGTGATTACCCGTCCCGTGAAGAAGGGCGAGATTATCACCTACGACGACGTACAACTGCCGTCGGGGTCGGTGGCGATCCGCCTGCGCGAGCTGCAGGATCGCTGGATGGCGGGCGAGATCGAAGAGCCGGCGCTGTTGCAAACGCTCAACGAGATCGCTGCGCAGAATACCTGA
- a CDS encoding KpsF/GutQ family sugar-phosphate isomerase: MLPETIFETARDVLQKESESIAALASQLDERFIDVAYALLNCTGHVLVAGSGTSHAVAARTAHLLTCCGTPALFIHPGDSQHGLAGAVTANDTLIAISKGGETVEVNYLAGYAKDRGATVIAFTEKPDSTLGRMSDHVLEIHPAPDVDPYGMIATGSSLTVCAMADALSVVLLGLRGYTKEAFGQTHPGGAVGHALASEREDGAR; this comes from the coding sequence GTGTTACCGGAGACGATATTCGAGACGGCTCGTGACGTTCTTCAGAAGGAGAGCGAAAGCATTGCGGCCCTGGCATCGCAGCTCGACGAGCGTTTCATCGATGTAGCGTATGCGCTGCTCAACTGCACCGGCCACGTCCTGGTGGCGGGGTCGGGCACATCGCACGCGGTTGCCGCGCGCACGGCGCACCTGCTGACCTGCTGCGGTACGCCCGCGCTGTTCATTCACCCCGGCGACAGCCAGCACGGGCTGGCGGGCGCAGTGACGGCCAACGATACGTTGATCGCCATTTCTAAAGGCGGCGAGACGGTCGAAGTCAATTATCTGGCCGGATACGCGAAGGATCGCGGCGCGACCGTGATCGCCTTCACCGAAAAGCCGGATTCGACGCTGGGGCGGATGAGCGATCACGTGCTCGAAATTCACCCCGCGCCGGACGTGGACCCCTACGGCATGATCGCCACGGGAAGCTCGTTGACGGTGTGTGCGATGGCTGACGCCCTGAGCGTGGTCCTGTTAGGGCTGCGCGGCTACACCAAAGAAGCGTTCGGGCAGACGCATCCTGGCGGTGCGGTGGGGCACGCGCTGGCATCGGAACGAGAGGATGGCGCACGGTGA
- the rpe gene encoding ribulose-phosphate 3-epimerase, translated as MTLPVRLSASILAADFACLGQQIAEAERAGADWIHVDVMDGVFVPPISFGLPIIAAARKSTSLPLDVHLMIVHPERHVESMVAAGASWVTVHTETCPHLHRVVQQIREAGARPGVAINPATPVCLLEDILPFVDMVLVMTVNPGFGGQRFVDTTLRKVRDVRARAEALGHEIEIEVDGGIHAGTAPEVVANGANVLVAGTAVFGAPGGVAAGIAALRESVVRDLAG; from the coding sequence ATGACCTTGCCGGTTCGACTTTCAGCGTCCATTCTTGCCGCCGACTTCGCGTGTCTGGGCCAGCAGATTGCTGAGGCCGAGCGCGCCGGGGCGGACTGGATTCACGTCGATGTGATGGACGGCGTGTTCGTGCCGCCGATTTCGTTCGGACTCCCGATCATTGCGGCGGCGCGCAAATCGACATCGCTGCCGCTGGATGTGCACCTGATGATCGTGCATCCGGAACGGCATGTTGAGTCGATGGTCGCCGCCGGGGCGTCGTGGGTGACAGTGCACACCGAAACCTGCCCGCACCTGCACCGTGTCGTGCAGCAGATCCGCGAGGCGGGCGCGCGTCCTGGCGTGGCGATCAATCCCGCAACGCCCGTGTGCCTGCTGGAAGACATTCTGCCGTTCGTGGACATGGTCCTGGTGATGACGGTGAATCCCGGTTTTGGCGGGCAGCGCTTTGTGGACACCACGCTGCGCAAGGTCCGCGACGTGCGGGCACGAGCTGAGGCATTGGGTCACGAGATCGAGATCGAAGTGGACGGCGGCATTCACGCCGGAACCGCGCCGGAAGTCGTCGCCAACGGTGCGAACGTGCTGGTAGCGGGCACAGCGGTGTTTGGCGCGCCGGGTGGCGTAGCCGCAGGGATCGCCGCGCTGCGCGAGAGCGTAGTGAGGGACTTAGCAGGGTAG
- a CDS encoding sugar ABC transporter substrate-binding protein has translation MKKFTHFLTVAVLVVAVLAATFVSPLAKPAPVAHAQEGLTICFAFQDLETEFWVAGHRAITETLADLGVDVIEVNGNQDANRQLEQVRDCIAQGVDGIIMIPQDGESAVTIIGEANDNDVPIAVFNRPPSDDNPNNALVIVADNEIIAQKAVEFMAQRAMRQIETSGEKIVPLILVGDLGDPNAVGRRDGFYNVIEKYPDLFETPIEVATEWDAATALANLEAALQGNPDINFIFTSSDFLYPTIRSVLEPMGKWVPAGQPGHVILGGLDGDATACSLMKDGYVDATGVQDLFFEAQATMDALLQAINDENYQPNELIPDPGFALTLGTLDFEEMDMWGCVLFSEGFLDQ, from the coding sequence ATGAAAAAGTTTACCCATTTCCTGACCGTGGCTGTCCTGGTGGTGGCCGTCCTCGCCGCGACGTTCGTGTCGCCGCTTGCCAAGCCCGCTCCTGTGGCGCATGCCCAGGAAGGCCTGACCATCTGCTTTGCATTTCAGGATCTTGAAACCGAGTTCTGGGTAGCCGGTCACCGCGCCATCACGGAAACGCTGGCTGACCTGGGCGTTGACGTGATCGAAGTCAACGGCAACCAGGACGCCAACCGCCAGTTGGAGCAGGTGCGTGACTGCATCGCCCAGGGCGTCGATGGCATCATCATGATCCCGCAGGATGGCGAGAGCGCCGTGACCATCATCGGCGAAGCGAACGACAATGACGTGCCGATTGCGGTCTTCAACCGCCCGCCCTCGGACGACAATCCCAACAACGCCCTGGTGATCGTGGCGGACAACGAAATCATCGCGCAGAAGGCGGTCGAGTTCATGGCCCAGCGTGCAATGCGCCAGATCGAGACCAGCGGCGAGAAGATCGTGCCCCTGATCCTGGTCGGTGACCTGGGTGACCCCAACGCGGTAGGCCGTCGTGATGGCTTCTACAATGTGATCGAAAAGTACCCAGACCTGTTCGAAACCCCGATTGAAGTAGCGACCGAGTGGGACGCCGCCACCGCGCTGGCGAACCTGGAAGCCGCCCTGCAGGGCAACCCGGACATCAACTTCATCTTCACGTCGTCTGACTTTCTTTACCCGACCATTCGCTCCGTCCTGGAACCCATGGGCAAGTGGGTTCCCGCCGGGCAGCCGGGCCACGTGATCCTGGGCGGCCTGGACGGCGACGCGACCGCGTGCAGCCTGATGAAAGACGGTTACGTGGACGCGACGGGCGTTCAGGACCTGTTCTTCGAAGCGCAGGCCACTATGGACGCGCTGCTGCAGGCCATCAACGACGAGAACTACCAGCCGAACGAACTTATCCCGGATCCCGGCTTCGCGCTGACGCTGGGCACCCTGGACTTCGAAGAAATGGATATGTGGGGCTGCGTGCTCTTCTCTGAGGGTTTCCTCGACCAGTAG
- a CDS encoding sugar ABC transporter ATP-binding protein, with the protein MTDNILDFHGITKTFFGVHALRDISLAIPRGHIMGLIGQNGAGKSTLMNILGGVIRPDSGEMLIDGAPYQPRSASDATHARIAFIHQELNLFTNLSIAENLFIDALPRRKPLPLIDRGAIRKRAEELLDSVGLRLAPNTLVEKLSPGERQLVEIMKALSIDANIIIFDEPTTSLTARETEQLFGIIDRLRAAGKTMIYISHILGDVLQIADDVAVLRDGELVAEGPKEAFDVSRMISLMVGRSIEQLYPVRESEPADDVLMQVEDVCQTGIVEDINFTLRKGEVLGVFGLMGSGRTELARLLFGLDEFGTGEVRLNGGSTYRVGVSGSIKNQIAFVTENRREEGLLMEMPIADNLSLVSLPQFKQRFTRFIRHDELTDAAQKVTATLQIKCGDIEQQPAKSLSGGNQQKVVIAKWLMSKPSIFIMDEPTRGIDVGAKYEIYSIINDLAGQGTGILFISSELEELMGMCDRILVMSRGEIRGEFARRDFNKENILRSAFREENGHESL; encoded by the coding sequence ATGACCGACAATATTCTGGATTTTCACGGCATCACCAAGACGTTCTTTGGCGTCCATGCCCTGCGCGACATTTCGCTGGCGATCCCACGCGGCCACATCATGGGCCTCATCGGGCAGAACGGAGCGGGCAAAAGCACGCTGATGAATATCCTGGGCGGCGTGATCCGGCCCGACAGCGGCGAGATGCTGATCGACGGCGCGCCATACCAGCCGCGCAGCGCGTCCGACGCGACACACGCTCGCATTGCGTTCATTCATCAGGAACTGAACCTGTTCACCAACCTGAGCATCGCAGAAAACCTGTTCATCGACGCGCTGCCGCGCCGTAAGCCCCTGCCGCTGATTGACCGGGGCGCGATTCGCAAGCGCGCCGAGGAACTGCTCGACTCGGTGGGCCTCAGACTGGCGCCGAACACGCTGGTGGAAAAACTGTCGCCGGGCGAGCGCCAACTGGTCGAGATCATGAAGGCGCTGAGCATCGACGCGAACATCATTATCTTCGACGAGCCGACCACGTCGCTGACGGCGCGCGAAACGGAGCAGTTGTTCGGCATCATCGACCGGCTGCGCGCGGCGGGCAAAACGATGATCTACATCTCCCATATCCTGGGCGACGTGCTGCAAATCGCAGACGATGTAGCCGTGCTGCGCGACGGCGAGCTGGTGGCCGAGGGGCCGAAAGAGGCCTTCGACGTCAGCCGCATGATTTCGCTGATGGTGGGGCGCAGCATCGAGCAGTTGTACCCGGTCCGCGAGAGCGAGCCAGCGGATGACGTATTGATGCAGGTCGAGGACGTCTGCCAGACCGGCATCGTGGAAGACATCAACTTTACGCTGCGCAAGGGCGAGGTACTGGGCGTCTTCGGCCTGATGGGGTCGGGACGCACGGAGTTGGCGCGGCTGCTGTTCGGCCTGGACGAGTTCGGCACGGGGGAGGTGCGCCTGAACGGGGGCAGCACCTACCGCGTCGGCGTGAGTGGCAGCATCAAGAACCAGATCGCCTTCGTGACCGAGAACCGGCGCGAAGAGGGCCTGCTGATGGAAATGCCCATCGCGGATAACCTGTCGCTGGTGTCGCTGCCGCAATTCAAGCAGCGCTTCACGCGCTTCATTCGCCACGACGAGCTGACCGACGCGGCACAAAAAGTCACCGCGACCCTGCAAATCAAGTGTGGCGACATCGAGCAGCAGCCCGCCAAGAGTCTGAGCGGTGGCAATCAGCAGAAGGTCGTCATCGCCAAGTGGCTGATGTCCAAGCCGTCGATTTTCATCATGGACGAGCCGACGCGCGGCATCGACGTGGGCGCCAAGTATGAGATCTACTCGATCATCAACGACCTGGCCGGGCAGGGCACGGGCATCCTGTTCATCTCGTCCGAGCTGGAGGAGCTGATGGGCATGTGCGACCGCATCCTCGTCATGAGCCGGGGCGAGATCCGGGGCGAGTTCGCCCGGCGCGACTTCAATAAAGAAAACATCTTACGGTCTGCCTTCCGCGAGGAGAACGGTCATGAAAGCCTCTAG
- a CDS encoding ABC transporter permease, whose protein sequence is MATVEKFSGVEPKMSGQRGLIKRPGSGQGTHQLLRRLLFSEYFILYISIAYFLILAIFKPALYQPANLSNMLANAWPLFAIATGQTFVLLIGGIDLSQTSVMAMTSVAGAVVMVESASATVLERSPLWGHLLTEEGGILAGSSFAVAAAVMVMLLIGMFIGLLNGLAVARFNMPAFMVTLVSMTFFSAVAIYLTQSENIRGIPETFLKMGNGDMISLYVGEKASKITRRDILSFITYPALLSMALGFVGHIVLTRTVLGRQIYAVGANRAAAAVSGVPVKRVIILVFMISGFCAAVASILYTARLEAGRPTLGENLLLDVVGAAVIGGTSLFGGKGKIHWTFMGVLFFVLLSNSLNLLNLSAFYIDMVKGAIILLAALTDVTRTRLLAREA, encoded by the coding sequence ATGGCAACGGTAGAAAAGTTTTCAGGCGTGGAACCGAAGATGAGCGGCCAGCGCGGCCTCATTAAACGGCCTGGGTCGGGGCAGGGCACCCACCAGTTGTTGAGGCGACTGTTATTCTCTGAATACTTCATCCTCTACATCAGCATCGCTTATTTTCTCATCCTGGCGATTTTCAAACCGGCGCTGTACCAGCCCGCCAACCTGAGCAATATGCTGGCGAACGCATGGCCGCTGTTTGCGATTGCGACCGGACAAACCTTCGTGCTGCTCATCGGCGGCATCGACCTGTCGCAGACGTCCGTCATGGCGATGACGAGCGTCGCGGGCGCGGTGGTGATGGTCGAATCGGCCAGCGCGACGGTGTTGGAGCGCAGCCCGCTGTGGGGCCATTTGCTCACCGAAGAGGGCGGTATTTTAGCGGGCAGTTCCTTCGCGGTGGCCGCCGCCGTCATGGTGATGCTGCTGATCGGAATGTTCATCGGCCTGCTGAACGGGCTGGCCGTGGCGCGCTTCAACATGCCCGCGTTCATGGTGACGCTGGTGTCGATGACGTTTTTCAGCGCCGTCGCCATCTACCTGACCCAGTCTGAAAACATCCGGGGCATCCCTGAAACCTTCCTCAAGATGGGCAACGGCGACATGATTTCGCTCTACGTGGGCGAAAAGGCGTCGAAAATTACGCGGCGCGATATTCTGTCGTTCATCACGTACCCGGCTTTGCTGTCGATGGCGCTGGGGTTCGTCGGGCACATCGTGCTGACGCGCACCGTGTTGGGGCGGCAGATCTACGCCGTCGGTGCGAACCGTGCAGCAGCGGCGGTGTCGGGCGTGCCGGTCAAGCGCGTGATCATCCTGGTCTTCATGATCAGCGGGTTCTGCGCGGCAGTCGCCAGCATCCTCTACACGGCGCGTCTTGAGGCGGGCCGCCCGACATTGGGCGAAAACCTGCTGCTGGATGTGGTCGGCGCGGCGGTTATTGGCGGCACAAGCCTGTTCGGCGGCAAGGGCAAGATCCATTGGACGTTCATGGGCGTGTTGTTTTTCGTGCTGCTGTCTAACTCGCTCAACTTGTTGAACCTGTCGGCGTTCTATATTGACATGGTCAAGGGCGCGATCATTCTGCTGGCCGCGCTGACCGATGTGACGCGGACCCGGCTGCTGGCACGGGAGGCTTAG
- a CDS encoding sugar-binding transcriptional regulator: MPALSPSGDIRLLSKVSKLYYERHLTQQQIAERLHLSRSKVSRLLQQAELQGIVQISVVMPSGGYSQLENELEARFGLKEAIVVDVEDGVSPEMRMTTLGAAGAGYLQRMVEDGDVLGITWGTTLNAMVNALHPYKTRRVRVVQTIGGLGAPEAEIHATDISSRLAHLLGAKLTLIPAPGIVADQRTKSALLSDSHVQSAFSLFPSITIAFVGIGVPEPTSVVMRDGSIMTQAQLDGVLALGAVGDIGLRFFDAEGCAIRSALDELVIGMTLEQLGQIERVVGVAGGQNKARAVHAALRGRLINVLITDRVLASRLLELSEGR; this comes from the coding sequence GTGCCCGCACTCTCTCCATCCGGCGACATCCGCCTCCTCAGCAAGGTGAGCAAGCTCTACTACGAGCGCCACCTGACGCAACAGCAGATTGCCGAGCGGCTGCACCTGTCACGCTCCAAAGTATCGCGCCTGCTGCAGCAAGCCGAACTTCAGGGAATCGTCCAGATCAGCGTTGTGATGCCGTCAGGCGGCTACAGCCAGCTTGAAAACGAGCTTGAAGCGCGTTTTGGGCTGAAGGAAGCCATCGTGGTGGACGTCGAGGACGGCGTCTCGCCAGAGATGCGCATGACCACGCTCGGCGCGGCGGGCGCGGGCTATTTGCAGCGCATGGTCGAAGACGGCGACGTGCTCGGCATCACCTGGGGCACGACGCTGAACGCCATGGTCAACGCGCTGCATCCCTATAAGACGCGCCGCGTACGCGTCGTGCAGACGATTGGTGGGCTGGGTGCACCGGAAGCGGAAATCCACGCGACTGACATCAGCAGCCGCCTCGCGCACCTGCTGGGTGCGAAGCTCACCCTGATTCCCGCGCCAGGCATTGTGGCCGACCAGCGCACCAAGTCTGCGCTGCTGTCGGACAGCCACGTGCAGAGCGCCTTCAGCCTGTTCCCCTCGATCACCATCGCGTTCGTGGGCATCGGCGTGCCGGAACCCACCTCGGTGGTGATGCGCGACGGCTCGATCATGACGCAGGCACAACTGGATGGCGTGCTGGCGCTGGGTGCGGTGGGGGACATCGGCCTGCGCTTTTTCGACGCCGAAGGATGCGCGATCCGCTCTGCGCTGGACGAGCTGGTGATCGGCATGACGCTGGAGCAGTTGGGGCAAATCGAGCGGGTGGTTGGCGTGGCCGGGGGACAGAACAAGGCGCGGGCGGTCCATGCGGCGCTGCGTGGGCGGCTGATCAACGTGCTGATCACGGATCGCGTGCTGGCGTCCCGGCTATTGGAACTTTCTGAGGGCAGGTGA
- a CDS encoding sugar-binding transcriptional regulator has translation MARKPNPVDYRLLGKVSKLYYEQNLTQQEISERLRLSRPKVSRLIQQAHKEGIVQITVMSPPGSYADLEQQLEEKYGLQEVVLIDIESDASQDAVSRRIGIAAADYLQQTIQDADVIGIFWGVTLNSMINALQRCEACNVHVVQMVGGLGPPEAEEHATGLCRRMAQMLNGKLTLLPAPGLVDNAHVKEVLLSDSYVRNAFQMFSRISIAFLGIGAASPTSWIMRNDVLTAEELNALRAQGAVGETALRFFDAQGQPVDAPLNDRILGITLEQLKQIDRVVGMVGGPEKVDVVRAALRGHLIDVLITDHRSAQSLLN, from the coding sequence ATGGCGCGCAAACCCAACCCCGTGGATTACCGCTTGCTCGGCAAGGTGAGCAAGCTTTATTACGAACAGAACCTGACCCAGCAGGAGATTTCCGAACGTCTGCGTCTCTCGCGTCCGAAGGTGTCACGCCTGATCCAGCAGGCGCACAAAGAGGGCATCGTGCAGATCACGGTTATGTCGCCGCCCGGCAGCTATGCCGACCTGGAACAGCAGCTCGAAGAGAAGTACGGGCTGCAGGAAGTCGTGCTGATCGACATCGAAAGCGACGCGTCGCAAGATGCCGTGTCGCGCCGGATCGGGATCGCGGCGGCGGACTACCTCCAGCAGACGATTCAGGACGCGGACGTGATCGGTATCTTCTGGGGCGTGACGCTCAACAGTATGATCAACGCCTTGCAGCGCTGCGAGGCGTGTAACGTCCACGTTGTACAGATGGTCGGCGGGCTGGGGCCGCCCGAAGCCGAGGAACACGCGACGGGCCTATGCCGCCGCATGGCGCAGATGCTAAACGGCAAGCTCACGCTGCTGCCCGCGCCGGGGCTGGTGGATAACGCACACGTCAAGGAAGTGCTGCTCTCCGACAGCTACGTGCGCAACGCGTTCCAGATGTTCTCGCGGATCAGCATCGCGTTTTTGGGCATTGGCGCGGCGTCCCCAACCTCGTGGATCATGCGGAACGACGTGCTCACCGCCGAGGAATTGAACGCCCTGCGCGCGCAGGGCGCAGTGGGGGAAACGGCGCTGCGGTTCTTCGACGCGCAGGGCCAGCCGGTGGACGCGCCCCTGAACGACCGCATCCTCGGCATCACGCTGGAGCAGCTCAAGCAGATCGACCGCGTGGTGGGTATGGTCGGCGGGCCGGAAAAAGTGGATGTAGTGCGCGCCGCGCTGCGCGGCCACCTGATCGACGTGCTGATCACCGATCACCGCAGCGCGCAAAGCCTGCTCAACTGA